TCCTTCTCGTCGCGGGTGTCGTACTGTTCGGACCGACGTTTGGGTTTTCATCGTTTGCCGCAGACCGTGGCGTCTCCGGGGACATCGCCGACGACCAGTCGGAGGCCCTTCTCGGGCTTGAGACGATCGACGAGTCGATAGACGGGCGGCAGGATGACGCAACAGTCGCTCGGATCACGAACAATTTCGGACAGGAGATCACCGACCTACAGACGACTATTAGTTTTGCTTCTGGGGACGGTGACGTACGGATCAGTGACGGATTCGACGATCAGCTACAGGCGGCGGAGTCGACTGAACTGGTAATGGAGTGTGACGGTGGAGGCGGTGAGGGAACGGCGGAACTCACTATCAGTGTCGATCAAGCGGTCAGTGCGGGTATCTCCGTACAGGATGCTTCGTTTACGACGCAGTTCTCGTACACGTGTACGGGAGGTGGTGGCGGTGGCGGTCCGCTCCCGCCAGGAGATCCACTCGTCTGGGAAACACAGGCTGACTGGGCAGACGCCGACGAGCAGGATGGTGTTGTCCACGAGACGTTCGGCGACCGACAGGACGACGCGATCCAGCTGGGCTACGAGGGAACGGACGACGGGCTTGTGGGATACTGGCCACTGGACGAGGAGACCGGGACCGTGGCCGAGGATGTCTCTGGGGCCGGTAACGACGGCGATCACGTTGACAGTCCCGTGATCGGCGCTGACGGGCTGCTCGAAACGACGAGCTACCAGTTCGACGGGGAGAGTAGTCACGTGGAAGTGCCCCACGACGAGAGCCTGGAGATGAGCGACGGCGACGCCGTGACGGTATCCACGTGGGTGAATCAGGCGAGCGATCAGAGCGACGAGAACTGGGTCGCGCTCGTTCAGAAGTCCGACACATCGTACAACCTGCAGTTGGCCAACGGCAACGAGCCAACGTTCACGATCCACGACGGTGACTGGAACGAGGCGAACAGCGGCATCGAGGTAGAGACGGATCGATGGTACCACCTCACTGGCGTCTACGACGGGGATGAGGCACGAATCTACGTTGACGGCGAACTGGAAGGAGCTACGACGGTCGATGGCGATATGACCGACGCAAGTGAGTTCGATGTTGGAATCGGTGAGAACCTCGACGATTCGGACCGACATCTCGACGGGCGGATGGACGAGGTGCGGTTGTACGACCGGGCACTCACCGAAACCAAGGTAACTGCGCTCGAAGACATTAGTACCGGAAGCTACACGAGTGGCCAGAGAACTGCTGCGGACCCGATAGACCTCGAAACGCTTGAATTGACGGGTGTCGACGTACTGACCAACAGTGGTGACGCCTCAGTACGGATCGAAGCATTCTACGACGATGGGTCGACGGCGATCAGCGATCCGATCGAGCTAGATGCTGGCATCGAGACCTATAACGTCGAAGGACTCGTGGGCGAGGCCGACAGCTTCCGTCTGGTGGTCGAGATGGAGACGCCGGATGTCGAGCGTTCGCCGGTACTGTCCAGAGTCGAACTGGCTGGCGATTCCGCGACGGACGAGATCGATCCCGTACGGGTGAACTTCCAGCCACCTGATGGTGAGTTCGACGGCGAGACTCCTGAGGGCTACCTCGCAGATGTCGGCGAGGCATTTGGCGAACACGATGCGGACGTGGACTACGGGTGGATCGACGGCCCGGTCGAGGAATACCGCGAGCGAAACAGTGTCGAGAACGTCAGATACGACACGCTCGCACATATGAACTGGGACACTGCCGAGGAGGAATCCTGGGCAGTGGCTGTACCCGATGGATCGTACGACGTGACGCTCGTGATGGGCGATCCGGACCACACGGACTCCGATCACACGGTTGCAGTCGAGGACACCACCTTCGTCGATGAGGAGGGCGAAGGCGGTTCGAATTTCGTCACCCATCAGGGGACCGTCGAGGTGACCGGCGGACAGCTCCGGATCGACTCGGCAGACCTCGGCTCCAATCAGAAGCTCGCGTTCGTTGAGGTTACGCCCGCAGCCGATCCCGGATTGATCGACGACTTCGAGTACCCCCCAAGCGTCCTCGATGACCAGTACCGCGTCAACTACGACGGCTCGCCGACTGACTCCCACTCGACCGCGGACGATCAGTTGGTTCTCGGGGACAGTTCCCGGCTCTACTCGTCACCCGGGCTCGGTGGTCCGGAGCCGTATGCCGAGCGGGATCTGAACTACTACCCAGATCCGGGCGATACGATCACCGCTACGACTACGCTCGGACAAGAAGATGTCGTCACGACGTTCGGCTTCGGCGTCGACCGGGACGATCCGATCCGCGGCTACACGGTCAAACTCGATCCGACGAGCGAGGAACCTGATAACGACGCAACGGTCCAGTTGTACAGCGAGGACGGCGACTTCGAGAACTACCCGAACCTCGATGACAGGGATATCGATCTCGACGCCGATACGGAGTACGAGATCATGGTCGACTGGGGTGCAAACACCATTGAGCTTCGACTGTTCGAGGTCGACGGTGCAGAACTCACCGACGAGCCGCTTCGGATCGACACCGTCGACGAGTTCGACGACTACCGGGGAGTCGCGTTCCAGAACCGGTACCTCGGTGATCCAGCGGACGGTAAAACGGTCTGGGGTGAGGCCAGTTCCGATATTGGTGAGGGGACGGAACCGAATCCTGCGGAGTTCGCCATTATTGCTGTCGAGCCCGACAGCGGGATGACTGGTGAGACGATTACCTCGACGGTCACAGTCGAAAACATCGGTGATCTCGGCGATACACAGACGATCGGGTACGAACTGGAGGCGTACTCTGTCGCAGTCGTCGACGAGGAACTGGTCCACGGTGAAGATATCGCCGAAACGTTGGACGGCGAACTGCCAGGCGAGTACGACGTCGAGACGATGCGCACCGAGGACATCCTGGGGCAGGTTGACGAGTACGACGTGGTCGTCGTCCAGCGGTTCGGCAGTGACGGCCTGGCAGACGACCTCGTCGACGAGATCGAGTCGACAGATACCGGGGCGGTGTATCTCGGTCAGTGGGCGGATCGAGAAGGGATCGTAGATGAGCCTCCCGAGTCGTATTCGGACGGCTTGCTCCGGTTGGCGGCCATTCGCGAGGATGTAGGCGGATACGCAGAAGTGTACACGGCCGATCCCCCGGTCGTCGTGGATGTCACCGAAGACCATCCCGTGTTCGAGGGAATCGTCGATACTGGTGAACCGTTCACCATTCACGATGGTTCGACGGATGACTTTGCGGACAGGGTATGGATCGACCAGTACAGTGGGACGACTGTCGGGTCTGTCCGATCAGCTGATGGCGAAACTGATGGGCCGACGGTGCTGGTCGAGGACGAACGAGACGAAGTGTTGCTCGGAATCGGGCGGTCGAACTTCGTCTCGGAGGACCAGTACACCGACGATGCAGACCGGCTTCTCGGCAACGCAGTGTCCTACGTTGCCAGCCCGGAAACCGTGACACAGGAACTCGAACTCGACGGGGGAGAGAGCGATACCGTCGAGTTCGAGATCGAGCTTCCAGATGCGACTGGGACGTACGACCACCGCGGAACAAGCGACGACGACGAACGGACCGACAGTATCGAAGTGCGTGATGCTATCGAAGGCACAGTCACGGACCAGTTGACCGGCGATGGCATTGATGGAGCGACAGTTTCCGCGCTGGATGGCGGAACGGTAGTCGAGGAGACACAGACTGATAGTGACGGCTCGTATGCTCTCACTGTTGCTCCTGGCACCTACGAGGTGACTGTCGAAGACGAAAACTACGAAACAGAGACCGTCCCCGACGTCGAGGTAGCTACGGACGACCCGGCGATCGTCGATGTCGAGTTGGTCGACGATGGCTGGATCGAGTACGTACCCGACACCGCAACCGCGTTCGATTTCACCGAGGACGGTGAGCGAGCGACAGTCGGCTTCGACGTCACGAACACCTATACTGAAGACTTGCTGATCACAGACATCGAGGTACGTGGAACAACTGCCGACGCTGACTGGCTAGAATACGAAACCGAAGACCGGGATGAGGTGCTGCTGGACGCGACTGGAGATTTAGCTGCCGAAGCGAGTACAAGCGGGACCTTCGAGGTGGGTGACGGAACGAGCGGTCAGGTGATCGAATTGAGTTACGGTACTGAAACGCCCCTCGACCCGGATACCGATGGCCGATTCAATGTGGGCGAGTTCAGGGAGCAGGCAGGAGCAAGTGACAATACTAACCCGGTCGACATGGAGGACGAGGACATCACTGTTGTCGTCTACTTCGAGGACGATTCGGGTGTCGAACGGTCGGCAGTCCTGGAATTCGAATCAGTTCCGTCATCTTGATCGTCTAGCCGAAGCGAATATGGTTGCTGAATACATATAGTTAGTTATGAAGCGGCGTGCGTTCATGGGGCTGGGGGCCACTTCGATCTCCGTTGGCGCGCTGTACGGCACTGGCGCATTTAGCTCCGTGAACGCCGGGCGCGGGATCTCGGTGAATGCCGTCGATGACTCGGAGGCACTCCTCAAGATCGACAATATCGATTCGACTGACGACCCCATATTTACGAACAAAACCGGGCTGGGAATGGTTGTAACGTTAGAAGAAGTAGATACTACAGTGACCTTCAACGGGGAGTCCTCACCGTACACGTTCCCCGACGATGGAACACTGGATCCGGACGCAAGTCGAAGTGTAGAGATCGAGTCTGACGACGATTCCGAGGACGTACTCGTGGATGTTACAGCGGAACTGTACGAAGACGAAACGAAAAAGGGGACGATCGAGCTACGTCGTGACTTCTCGGTTCCACAGTCGGAGATCGTCAATTTTACTGGGAGAGCAAAAGCGCCGGGTGGGAGCGGAAAGTTCGAGTTTGATATCGAGAACACGGGTACCAAAAACGTGACGTTTACAGGAGTCGGCATCAACGCAACGACACGGGACGACGCTGATCGAGTCGCAGACAAAAAGAACCGAGACGAAGGGACCAGCTTCGTCGGTGACGGTCAGGATCTGGTCACTACTTCGATTCCGATTGATAGCTCGGATCCGGACACTTACACACGCCGAGACTTTGACAGTGATCTCACTCTCCCTGAGGGAGAAGAGTTCGAGTTCGAATTTGACCGGTTCCGAAATGAGGCTGGAGATCAGCTCAAAATGGAAGGCGAAAACGTTCGCATCACGCTGTACTTCGGCGACGATAGCTCCAAAACTATCAACCTCTGCCTCGACAACGCCACCTGTGGCGAGTACTGATCCCGCCCCGAACTAGTAGCTCTTTTTGTCATCTACTCCTGACCGACACGTAGTGACAACCCTCCTCCTCTCCGACGTCCTCCCCCGAATCCTCACCATCGCCCTCGCCATCGGCGTCGGCGTCACGCTCGCGAACCTCGCCGTCGAGTTCGGGGCTGTCGAGTACATCGCCGTCCTCTCGAAACCACTGACCAGCCCGGCAAATCTCCCCGACGAGGTCGGCACGGCCATCCTCACCACCGCAACCTCGACTACCGCGGGGTACGGCATGCTCGCGGAGTTTCGCGAATCTGGGCTGCTCGACGACCGGGCGACCCTGGTCGCCGTCATCATCAACACGTTCTTCGGCTTCGTCCAGCACATCTTCACGTTCTACGTTCCGGTGCTCATCCCGATCCTCGGCGTGCAGGTCGGCGTGCTCTACGTCGGTGCGCGCGCTGGTATCGCGCTGGCGATCACGCTCACCGGGATCCTTGCCGGGGCGTTCTTGCTCTCCGACCGAAACGTCAATCCGACCGCGATGGATGCGGTCGAGGGGCCGGAGAGCGAGGAGCGCACCCGACGAGAGAAGGTCCGCAGCGCGCTCGAACGCACCTGGAAACTCCTCCGGAAGGTCGTCCCCCGGCTGGCTATCATCTACGCCCTCGTGGTCGTGCTGATCGAGTCCTACGACATCGCCGAAGCACTGGATTTCGCCGCGCCGCTGTCGGGGCTGCTCGATTTACCACCGGAAGCGATCCCGGTGATCGCGATCTACGCAGTCGACACGACGGCCGGGGCGGTCGCCATCGCGCCACAGCTCGGCGATCCGTTTACACCGACGCAGGCGGTGATCGCCATGCTCGTCGGCGGCGTCGTCTCCTTTGCCTTCTCGACGTTCAAGCGATCGATCCCGTTCCAGTACGGCATCTGGGGTGCGGAGTTCGGGACGAAGGTGATCGTGGTAAATACGGTCATGAAAATCGTGTTTATCAGCCTGACCGTCGGATTGCTCTTGCTCGTCTAGCGGTCCTCGCTCGTGATCGGCTTGCCGTCCTCGGTCGGCGGCGCGACGGCATCGATAAACTCCTCGACTGACGGCTCGTCGACGTACACGCGAACGTGCATATCGCCGAGCTCGTCCGGGTTGCCAACCGCGAAGTTGACGACACCCTCGAAGGCGGGCTGTTTTTTCAGCTCGAAGGTGAAGACGTCGCGGTTATGGTTCTCGAAGAAGGCCCCGCGGGCGGTGTCGAGGATCTCCTGGCGGTGGAGCTGTTCGGAGAAGTGGTCCATCGAGTGTGCTTCGGCGCGGATCTCGCCGGGCTCCTCTGTAACCTCCGCTTCGGGAAAGAGGTTCGTCACCGCGTCGGCGACGCGGTCGGTTACTTCGGTATCCCGCACCGGTGCCGTGATCTCGATGTCGATGCTGTAGATCATGCGAGTTCACCCTCGATGACACGCTTGACTTGCTCGCGGAATGCGTCCAGACTGTCGGTGTTCTCGATCGTCAGGTCCGCTCGATCCATCGCCCGATCCATCCCGAAGCCGAGTTCGCGCTCGTCGCGCTCGCGGAGTGACTCGCC
Above is a genomic segment from Natranaeroarchaeum aerophilus containing:
- a CDS encoding LamG-like jellyroll fold domain-containing protein; translation: MKSRVFMSLGLVFLLVAGVVLFGPTFGFSSFAADRGVSGDIADDQSEALLGLETIDESIDGRQDDATVARITNNFGQEITDLQTTISFASGDGDVRISDGFDDQLQAAESTELVMECDGGGGEGTAELTISVDQAVSAGISVQDASFTTQFSYTCTGGGGGGGPLPPGDPLVWETQADWADADEQDGVVHETFGDRQDDAIQLGYEGTDDGLVGYWPLDEETGTVAEDVSGAGNDGDHVDSPVIGADGLLETTSYQFDGESSHVEVPHDESLEMSDGDAVTVSTWVNQASDQSDENWVALVQKSDTSYNLQLANGNEPTFTIHDGDWNEANSGIEVETDRWYHLTGVYDGDEARIYVDGELEGATTVDGDMTDASEFDVGIGENLDDSDRHLDGRMDEVRLYDRALTETKVTALEDISTGSYTSGQRTAADPIDLETLELTGVDVLTNSGDASVRIEAFYDDGSTAISDPIELDAGIETYNVEGLVGEADSFRLVVEMETPDVERSPVLSRVELAGDSATDEIDPVRVNFQPPDGEFDGETPEGYLADVGEAFGEHDADVDYGWIDGPVEEYRERNSVENVRYDTLAHMNWDTAEEESWAVAVPDGSYDVTLVMGDPDHTDSDHTVAVEDTTFVDEEGEGGSNFVTHQGTVEVTGGQLRIDSADLGSNQKLAFVEVTPAADPGLIDDFEYPPSVLDDQYRVNYDGSPTDSHSTADDQLVLGDSSRLYSSPGLGGPEPYAERDLNYYPDPGDTITATTTLGQEDVVTTFGFGVDRDDPIRGYTVKLDPTSEEPDNDATVQLYSEDGDFENYPNLDDRDIDLDADTEYEIMVDWGANTIELRLFEVDGAELTDEPLRIDTVDEFDDYRGVAFQNRYLGDPADGKTVWGEASSDIGEGTEPNPAEFAIIAVEPDSGMTGETITSTVTVENIGDLGDTQTIGYELEAYSVAVVDEELVHGEDIAETLDGELPGEYDVETMRTEDILGQVDEYDVVVVQRFGSDGLADDLVDEIESTDTGAVYLGQWADREGIVDEPPESYSDGLLRLAAIREDVGGYAEVYTADPPVVVDVTEDHPVFEGIVDTGEPFTIHDGSTDDFADRVWIDQYSGTTVGSVRSADGETDGPTVLVEDERDEVLLGIGRSNFVSEDQYTDDADRLLGNAVSYVASPETVTQELELDGGESDTVEFEIELPDATGTYDHRGTSDDDERTDSIEVRDAIEGTVTDQLTGDGIDGATVSALDGGTVVEETQTDSDGSYALTVAPGTYEVTVEDENYETETVPDVEVATDDPAIVDVELVDDGWIEYVPDTATAFDFTEDGERATVGFDVTNTYTEDLLITDIEVRGTTADADWLEYETEDRDEVLLDATGDLAAEASTSGTFEVGDGTSGQVIELSYGTETPLDPDTDGRFNVGEFREQAGASDNTNPVDMEDEDITVVVYFEDDSGVERSAVLEFESVPSS
- a CDS encoding nucleoside recognition protein; the protein is MTTLLLSDVLPRILTIALAIGVGVTLANLAVEFGAVEYIAVLSKPLTSPANLPDEVGTAILTTATSTTAGYGMLAEFRESGLLDDRATLVAVIINTFFGFVQHIFTFYVPVLIPILGVQVGVLYVGARAGIALAITLTGILAGAFLLSDRNVNPTAMDAVEGPESEERTRREKVRSALERTWKLLRKVVPRLAIIYALVVVLIESYDIAEALDFAAPLSGLLDLPPEAIPVIAIYAVDTTAGAVAIAPQLGDPFTPTQAVIAMLVGGVVSFAFSTFKRSIPFQYGIWGAEFGTKVIVVNTVMKIVFISLTVGLLLLV
- a CDS encoding RNA-binding domain-containing protein, whose protein sequence is MIYSIDIEITAPVRDTEVTDRVADAVTNLFPEAEVTEEPGEIRAEAHSMDHFSEQLHRQEILDTARGAFFENHNRDVFTFELKKQPAFEGVVNFAVGNPDELGDMHVRVYVDEPSVEEFIDAVAPPTEDGKPITSEDR